The genomic region AGGttcaaaattttttattcataaaaaattCATACAAAACTCAATTTCAGTTTAGTTTCAACTTCAGTTCCCactttaaataacattttctcagtgatagaacaacaacaacaaaaccatccACATTTGCTTACAAACAATGCACCTCTAAtacataagaaagccttgcttatttttatttgatatcaTTCCTTTGCacacatataataaaaaatatatttatgaactTAGTGAAAATTCATATAAGAATACCTGTAggatttcttttatataaaattctagaaaatgtaaaCTACAATGTCTACCTGGAGATGGCAACTTGGGTAGGGTTGGTGCAAATGGAAACTCTGTAAGTAATGGACATGTTCATTTTCACAACTTTGGTGATAGTCCCACTGTGTACACCTATGTGAAAATACAGTTtacaattttaataaatgaaattgagTATGCCaatacctcagtaaagctattAATATATGTTCCATACAAAATCAGGATCTCTTGTTTCTCTAAATGTTATCATATCAGACAAACTTGTATCGACAATCAGCACCCTTCCTCATGTTTTAGGCAGGTCAATTCTGATTCCTTCTCAAGACAGAAGAAAATGCTGACAAATGTTTCAACATGGGGACATTATTCTAAGCTAAATAAACCAGCtgcaaagagatgaaaaaaatgtatgattaCACTTATGCAAAGTATCCAgaataatcaaattcatagacaAGAATGTAAAACAGAGGTAGACAGGTAGGgtagggagggagaagagagagatgtTGTTTAAGGGGTacagagttttatttttgcaagatgaaaaagaattctggaaactagctattaatttttaaacacagTACACCGAACATTAAAAGGTAAGAGGGTAAATTTTgttacatatgaaagtgaaagttgctcagttgtgtctgactctttgcagcctcatggactatacagtccatggaattctccaggccagaatactggagtgggtagcttatctcttctccagcagatccttctgacccaggaatcaaaccagggtctcctgcattgcaggcggattctttaccaactgagctatcagagaagccctaaagtcgctcagtcatgaccaactcttttgcgaccccatggactatacagtccatagaattctccaggccagaatactggagtgagtagcttttcccttctccagtggattttctcaacccagggattgaacccaggtctcctgcattgcaggcagattctttaccagctgatccaccagggaagcccaagaatactggagtgggtagcctatctcttcccTAGCatagcttcccaacccaggaatcaaatcggggtctcctgtattacaggtggattctttaccagctgagctaccagggaagcccagcattgtTAGATATATTTTACACCATCAAAAAAGAGATGTTCTCAGGGATAGATTAGAGCAACTTGCTCATCTTGCCCCATTTGCAATACTCCCTCTGGTGTGAACTTTTTGGTGCTGAATGAGGAAGAAGTTTTGGCAGAACATATGTCCATAACTGCTGCACTAAGGCCTTTCTCCATTGTGAAATCACTGATGTGTAATCGGGCTGGAGTTTAAGCTAAAAACTTACATTCACCGAAAAGGTTTGCCTCTGGTATGAACTCTTGATGTCTAAAGTGGGCAGCTGTACCAAAACAACTTTCCATGTTTGCTGTACTCAGAAGTGAACATAGCCCAACATAACTCATAGGGGCTTCTCCAGCACCTACGAGTTAGGAGTTTGGAGTAGTACCTCATTTACCATAGCTTCTGTACTTAtatggtattttgttttttaattgaagtatagttgatttacagtgtttcaggcatatataaaagtgattcagtttatatataaaattctttcccagattcttttccattataactTATTACacggtattgaatatagtttcctgtgctatacagcaggcccCTTCATAAGGTCTCTACCACTGAACTCTCCGCTTCATGAGGTTGGAGTTGTATCTAAAGAGCTGCCCACATTCACAGCGCTCGTAGTGTCTTCGGTGTGAATCTTCTGGTGATGAGCAAGGTGGGACTTCCGAATGAAGGCTTTGTGACATGTGCTGCACTCGTAAGCTCTTTCTCCAGTGTGGATCTTCTGGTGCTCAACAAGTATGTGCTTGTGGctaaaggctttcccacattctcTGCACTCGTAAGGCCTCTCTCCAGTGTGATTTCTCCAATGTTTAATGAGGTTGGAGTTGTACCGAAAGagtttcccacattcactgcactcataAGGCCGCTCTCCACTGTGAACTCTCTTATGTCTAATGAGTCTGCAGTGGTACctaaaggccttcccacattcactgcactcataAGGCCTTTCTCCGGTGTGATTTTGCCAATGTTTAATAAGTTTGGCTTTGTACTTAAAGTATTCCCCACACAAGCTGCACTCATAAGGCCTTTCTACAGTATGAACTCTCTGATGTCTAATGAGGGTGGACGTGTACCTAAAAAAttttccacattcactgcactcgTAAGGCCTTTCTCCGGTATGAACTCTCTGGTGTTTAATGAGTGTGGAATTGTACCTAAAGAATTTCCCACATTCATTACACTTATAAGGCTTTTCTGCAGTATGAACTCTCTGATGTCTAATGAATGTGGAGCTGTACCTGAAAAACTTCCCACATTCAATGCACTTATAAGGAgtttctccagtgtgaactctcCCATGTCTTATCAGTCTATAGTTATacctaaagaattttccacattctcTGCACTCAAAAGGCCTTTCTCCATTGTGCTTTCTCTGATGTTTCATGAAGTTGGCATTGTACTTGAAGAATTCCCCACATTTGCTGCACTCATAAGGCCTTAATCCAGTGTGAACTCGCTGATGACTCATGAGCGTGGAGTTGTACCTAAAACATTTCCCACATTCACCACACCGAAAAGGTCTTTCTCCAGTGTGGATTCTCTGGTGCTGAACAAGGTGAAATTTTCTAATGAAGGCCATCCCGCATATGCTGCACTCATGAGGCCTTACTCCAGTGTGGATTTTTTGGTGCTCAACAAGTATCTGTTTTCggctgaaggctttcccacactgAGTGCACCTGTAACCACTTTGTTCATGACCAAAGGCCTCCTGGCACTCAGTGTCCCCATGTGGCTGCCCCACACCACGAGGGGCCAGCTGCTGCAGAAGGCCTGTGCTGCCTGGGAAGGGCTTCCCATCTCTGCTGCAGGTCAAGGTCCTCTCTCCTGTGTGAACACTGCTGTTGGTCACAAATGAAGGCTGCCCCTCAGCCCTTCTGCAAAGTTTGTCTCTACTCTCCTTCTGGTGCTGGAAAAGGTCTGCTCCACAAATGTACAGTCCTTCATCAGGGTACATTCTGTCATGCTCAGGCAGGGGTAAAAGGTCTCTGGAGAGTGGGCCACACATGTCACTGGACTGGGCCTTCCTGGAGGATGGATCTGGCTTTGCAGTCCTGACCTCTGACATCTCTACAGAAACACCTTGCTCAGAAGAGGCCTCCTCACCTTGGGCTCCATGACAACAACCTGTAACCAGATAGATGCTGGTAAAGTGCATGTTGACTTTGATGGAAAGGACAGCCCCATCAAAAATATGTCTGTCACACACACCCAAGATCAGAGCCAGAGAGAAGAAGATCTGCTGTGCAGAGATGGACCTGGGGAGCTCCCACAGTCCTGTCAACAggtaaagactgaaggaagaGTTACTCTTTCAGTCCAT from Bubalus bubalis isolate 160015118507 breed Murrah chromosome 18, NDDB_SH_1, whole genome shotgun sequence harbors:
- the LOC102401932 gene encoding zinc finger protein 548, translating into MAVVEMLMSPVQDCVVFEDVAVYFSQEEWGLLDETQKHLYHAVMTENLALVTSLGCCHGAQGEEASSEQGVSVEMSEVRTAKPDPSSRKAQSSDMCGPLSRDLLPLPEHDRMYPDEGLYICGADLFQHQKESRDKLCRRAEGQPSFVTNSSVHTGERTLTCSRDGKPFPGSTGLLQQLAPRGVGQPHGDTECQEAFGHEQSGYRCTQCGKAFSRKQILVEHQKIHTGVRPHECSICGMAFIRKFHLVQHQRIHTGERPFRCGECGKCFRYNSTLMSHQRVHTGLRPYECSKCGEFFKYNANFMKHQRKHNGERPFECRECGKFFRYNYRLIRHGRVHTGETPYKCIECGKFFRYSSTFIRHQRVHTAEKPYKCNECGKFFRYNSTLIKHQRVHTGERPYECSECGKFFRYTSTLIRHQRVHTVERPYECSLCGEYFKYKAKLIKHWQNHTGERPYECSECGKAFRYHCRLIRHKRVHSGERPYECSECGKLFRYNSNLIKHWRNHTGERPYECRECGKAFSHKHILVEHQKIHTGERAYECSTCHKAFIRKSHLAHHQKIHTEDTTSAVNVGSSLDTTPTS